agtatttatttagtttattccTGTAATCCCTAAcatttaggaggctgagtcaAGTCTGCAATACAATTGAATGTGATGCTGTCTCTGAACAACAAGTAAAGTAAGAGAGAGTAAGGCTGGTCAGATacagtatttgcctagcatgtctgAGTGCCTGTGTTTAAGCACCAGCACCAGAAGAATCAAATATAAAGCTTTGGGAGCACAGAAGCAGCAGACCACACAGAGTGTGGACAATGATCTGTTCTTGCTGTGGTTCCTTGAACCCTGTTACTTTCCAAGAAGTTTCACCTGCTTATTCAGTGTTCCATTGTGCAACTACTAGCTCATCACAAGTCAAGTGTTAGTTAAGCTGATACCTgtaggtttaaaatattttcccataaCAACTTTATTATAGAGAAATACTAATATTAATACTAAATTATAATGGTGTGGGCATTATCTTTCACAGAATCAGAATTCCTCAGAGCCTTGGAATGGCTCTAGGTGGTCTGCCAGTTTCATGCTTACAGATAGGATAGTTGCTGTATTCTTTTAGAACTGACTCCAATGCTTTTTACAGGTTATCTAGATAAAAGccaatttttgttttaaactattaTTGTAATGGTTTAGTTCTTCTGAAAGGATCTCTTAATTTGCTGGTGAGTTATTCTTCTTTtgatgtatttaatattttcttgtatttacttggaattttttaacatttatgaaGAAAGTTGgttgtctttacatttttttttcttctctttattcatCTATGAGTGTGCCTGTGCCACAGTAGCAAAGGACAATTTTCTCCTTCATGAGGGTTCCAATAATAGAACTCAGTTGGTttatgttgctgttgtttgtgtcCATTGAGCCATCTTAATGACCTAGTTAAGTGGATTTTGGTATAACTTAACTGGTTTGAAAATTGGACTGGTCTTTCATTAAAGCAGTGTAATTGACAGTTATCTCCATGGGCTAAGAATTGTTTCTAGTTATGCACACTTTGTggtgctttgtttttttttggagatttttTAGAGGTAGGGGTGTTGAGCAGGGTAttattctgtagcccaagctgatcTGAAACtccctatatagcccaggctggccccaagttTGTAACAATCCTTTCTGTAAGTGCTGAGATGGCAGGTGCTATTCAAgctttgtttttgactttttgagataggattttattCTGTGTCCCAAGcaagcctggaactcagtagatttccaaagctggccttgaattcacagcagTCTTTCTGCCCCAGACTGATATGAATGCTGATAGTACAAGCATGTGCTGCCACAGTAGTCTAAAATGGGATATACTGTAGAATATATTCTAGTACTAGAGTTAAAGTGGGAATGTGGGGAGGGTGTGGTGGAAATGGCTTGTAGGGAAACTGAGGGCTCATACATGAACCAGACTAAATTATCAACCCTTGTTAACCACTTTAAAGGCAGTGGGGAAAGTGGAGCCTGAAAATGAGATGGACTAATGTTTCGTgtaatagccaactttattcagaatAACAGGCAATTTATACCTTGAGGGTCAAGAATAATCACTTGAGTAACATTGTTATGAAGTTCTTATGAGTTCAGGTTCTCCTGAGATCACAAGGACAAGATAcatgtggggaaaaaaaggggaaaaaacttTACAGTGAGGCATATAAACAGATAACAATAGCCAGTTGCAATGAATCAACTAAAGTAAACTCAATCCTATCTACTATACCTGGGAGGGGAACGATAACATAATCCAAGAACAATTCCCTGTTTTTTAAGAAattgaggtcacaagactcttgttttcttggagttatCTCAAAAGCACAAGAGCATACAGCTCCATTCATGGACCATGTTCTTACATGTTTATGTATGGATATAAGCCCAGGCTAGGCTCAAATTCATGATTCTTCTGCTTCCGGTGaataaatgctgggattacaggtttgtatCTCCATACTGAGTGTAAAGTATTCTTTAATATAGGTAGGTACTGTTTGTTGAAATTAGaatcagaataaaaacaaaggttCTTGACACACAGCCTGACCTGagcccacacagtggaaggaaagaaccaattcctgaaaattgccctctgacctgtACACATATATGGCACACAGagtctttttaaagattcaatgTCATCTTTGGTTATGCAgtgaatttcaggtcagcctggccttcatgtcttttttttaaaagttgagaaaAAGGATAAACTTATTATAgatattttctctttcagctgcctTTCTAACCCAAACAGTGTGTCTTGATGACACAAcagtaaaatttgaaatatgGGATACAGCTGGCCAAGAACGGTATCACAGCCTAGCACCAATGTACTACCGAGGAGCACAAGCAGCCATAGTTGTGTATGATATCACAAATGAGGTGGGTATAATCTTACTATTCTAAAGCCAGTTTGAATAATCATTTTTGTTACTTACAATTTGGTTAAAGATTTTTTGGGAAATTCATTTGTAGCCAGTCATAACATTTCTGCCAAAGCTTTTTGTGagtgaaatataaaatgaaagtgCCTTAAATGATATAGTACTAAAAAAATACACTCTTGCCACAGGGTCACCCTAGGGTAGTGGTTTGGGGATCTAACCACACACTTTGACAGAGATTGCCTAAGACCATCCTGCATATTAgttgggttattttattttttatttttggtttttcgagacagggtttctctgtgtagtcctggctgtcctggaactcactctgtagaccaggctggccttaaactcagaaattcgcctgcctctgcctcccaaatgctgggattaaaggcatgtaccaccacgcctggctgcatATCAGATTTTTGCAGCACATTTCATAACtaacaaaattagttatgaagtagcagcaaaataattttatggttgggcatcATCACAGTatgagcaactgtattaaaagttttcaacattaggaaggttgaaaacaaCTGTACTAGGTTCTTTAAGCCTTATTTCATAGAGAATGCTTTCTAACTCGGTTTTGAGCCTGTGCCAGATAGCTTTTCCTTCTCTTAACAGGAATCCTTTGCGAGAGCAAAAAACTGGGTTAAAGAACTTCAGAGGCAAGCAAGTCCTAATATTGTGATAGCTTTGTCAGGAAACAAAGCTGACTTAGCAAATAAAAGAGCCGTTGACTTCCAGGTATGTGGAATTTTACTTTTAActtaaaatcttgttttaaagtaattttaaaccttaaaaatacagactttgaaaaaatacaaaacagtaataagtaaaatatttttcctaatgGGGTCAGGGATATAGctcagatgatggatggatggatggatggatggatggatggatggatggatggatggatggagagaacacttgcctagagtgtatgggtgtttggggGTTCTATTCTGAGCCATTGTGTAAACCAGGCATGCATGGTAGCAAACATAATATCAGGGGAAATagatggaggaggatgggggtggggagtgggtaaggacagccttggctacgtgagaccctgtccctTCCCAAGAAGAATTACATGAAAGATTGCAGAAATACTGCTCTGTACCTTCCATCCCTCCACTCCCACCTGCAAAAAAGTTAATGTTCTTCCTAccttatatatgcatatacttcaTATAttgctacacaaacacacacttaacgtgtatatgtatgtgaatgcacacatgctTACATAGCTGTCCTTAAAAGACAATTATTTTCGACCCAGCAGGGTGACTCAGCATTTAAGGGTGCTGAGTTCTATGCCTAGAACccaggtgctggagagagagaaatgtaaattgtcctctgacctccctccaCATGCATACTTACTGGCACATACCTACcccaaacatatatacatacatagcatacatacaaatatataagtgTACTATGTATGTAAAAATTATAATGCTTGAGTCAGGCATGGCAGTATATCCATATAATCCCgttactcaggaggcagaggtaggaggagtATTGCcacaagttttaggccagcctgatcttaaAGTACCTCCAGGCTGTATATATTTAaggtaattaattaaaaatgcctTCCACTACAAAACAGCAAATGCTACTCATATTTacaaaaatttttatatttattaaaactatTTCTCTTGCTCAGGTAGTTCTGGCTGTGGCCTAATATGTAGATGGGACTCTTTCTTCATGACATTGCTAGAGTGTAGATAGAGGAAGCTACTGTATCATGGTATATTAAGCAGAGCACTTTGCACTTTTAACTTCTTTAATTCTTACGATGACCTTGTGAAGTCTGTTATCTGCTATGCTCTCCACAACAACTACACTCCCCAGCAAAACATCTTAAAGAACTTCAGTTTTGTTCAGAAGTGGACCTGTGCTGTAACAGCTCAAGGGGCCTCAGTTGTTCTAAGAGGATCAAAGGCAACAATATAGATAAACTGGAAAGCATGACAGAAATGTAGGACAGATTGTAATTTTAAGGGAAATAGTTCATAACGTAGTTTGAATTTTAATGCTGTATGTCATTGAAAATTAAACATGAGAATGTAATTCAGTAGTTGCCAGTGCTAAGACATTGGATTTCCATATTTATTACaaaatctgtctttatttttataagtcGTAGTAGACATTGCCATTGTGTTTGAAGAGAATATAGGGTAAAATGATACACTGTTCCCCAATTATTATTGTGACTGGGTTTATTCTTAGATCTGGTGAGTAAAGGTAGACTTTGTAAAAAATTTAGATAAAAAAGTTCGTggtgggccgggcgtggtggcgcacgcctttaatcccagcacttgagaggcagaggcaggcagatttctgagtccagcctggtctacaaagtgagttccaggacagccaaggctacacagagaaaccctgtctcggaaaaaaaaaaaaaagttcattgtTTCTTCCTTTGCCACAGTATATTCTCCACTTGTTAGTAATAGAAATCAAATAAGGAAATCTATAAATAAACTGTATACAGTATATGcttaagggatttttctttttaaacaggaaGCACAGTCCTATGCAGATGACAACAGCTTATTATTTATGGAGACATCAGCTAAGACATCaatgaatgtaaatgaaatatttatggcAATAGGTAAGAATATGAATGTTCCTCACccttcttaaatcttttttttttttaatactgattATATTGTTTTTCTAGATCCTTTTCACTAAGCAATATCTTCTTAGGAACATTGTAAAGTTTGGTTGTAAAGCAGGCTGTagtggccagcctgagctagagaCCCTTCCTCAGAGTTGgggaaggtaaaaagaaaaaagattgatTGGAAGTTAGGCGGTCccaccctgttttgttttgtttcttcttcctcctgctccgcatcctctgtctcctttcttcctttctcctctattctcctttctctttccttcttcctttcatccttctttcttcttcctcctcctcctttctttaacttttttttcctcttccaatAGTATGAATTAAACTTAGGGCCTCCAACTTTCTAAGCAATCTATATCTACCACTGAAGTAAGCCCATTGCTAGCCCCATTAATGTCAATTTTATACTCATTCATGAATTTAGTGAATATTGGGTTATATAATAGAGGTGAATTAAAAGTTGATCTTATAGATAAGAGGTAGATTTTCCAAAGGTAGATTTACTGAAAAGTAACGCCTCTTATTTGTAAGGAATATATTCCAAGACACTCTGGATGCCTGAAATAGTGGATTGTAGTAAGCCTTCTAATTTGATGCCTTTTCTGTCCTAagtatacatcacacacacaccataagtcACACAGGTGGAAAAGCAAAACTAGCACAGATTTCCCTCCCCTTCCCGTTTCCACAAAGATTCTTTCCCATCTGGGAAAAGGATCAGACCCCTGACCTTAAAAATGGTAGGCAGGTGTTGTATTGCTGAATTTATTGAAGGTTGTTTTCCTGAGGTTTTTGTTAAAGCTGAGTTCAAGTTTGGGCTTGGTATGTATCAAGGCTGGATTAGAATGTGGGGTTGTTGGGCCTCAGATTTCAGAGGTCTGGTTATGTAGGGGTTCCACCAGGTCTGACTTTTTTTacgttgttttgttgttgctttgagacagggtctcttatacCTGAGGAAGGACTTGTTTTGGTGCTTGACTtgggggttttactgctgtgaagagacccccaggaccaaggcaactaactcctacaaggacaacatttagttggggctggcttacagatcaagaggttcagtccattatcatcaaggtgggaacatggcagcatccagacaggcatggtgcaggaggagccgaaagctctgcatcttcatctgaaggctgctagcagaatactggcttccaagcagctaggatgagggtcttaaaagccacacccacagtgacacacctactccaacagggccacaacttctaatcgtgccactccctgggccaagcatatacagaccatcacattccactcccagGCCCCCATATGCTTGTCCAAACATATGAATCTATTgaggccatacctaaacatagcataatacaaaatatatttagtctatcttcaaaagtccccatagtctatagcagtttCAACGGTGTTAAAAactcaaagtc
This portion of the Mus pahari chromosome 18, PAHARI_EIJ_v1.1, whole genome shotgun sequence genome encodes:
- the Rab5a gene encoding ras-related protein Rab-5A, translated to MANRGATRPNGPNTGNKICQFKLVLLGESAVGKSSLVLRFVKGQFHEFQESTIGAAFLTQTVCLDDTTVKFEIWDTAGQERYHSLAPMYYRGAQAAIVVYDITNEESFARAKNWVKELQRQASPNIVIALSGNKADLANKRAVDFQEAQSYADDNSLLFMETSAKTSMNVNEIFMAIGKNMNVPHPS